The proteins below come from a single Melospiza georgiana isolate bMelGeo1 chromosome 4, bMelGeo1.pri, whole genome shotgun sequence genomic window:
- the DUS4L gene encoding tRNA-dihydrouridine(20a/20b) synthase [NAD(P)+]-like isoform X1 → MIDDIRETKECQLKDPMDLFHSGQVVKICAPMVRYSKLAFRTLVRKYSCDLCYTPMIVAADFVRSAKARDSEFTTNKGDHPLIVQFAAKEAQVLCDAARIICPFADGIDLNCGCPQRWAMSEGYGACLINKPELVKDMVKHVRRQIDNPKFSVSIKIRIHEDLKRTVDLCQKAEAAGVSWITVHGRSIEERHQPVHYDAIKIIKQSMSIPIVANGDIKSLKDAENVHHLTEADGVMVARGLLANPAMFAGYEETPFQCIQDWVDIALEHGTPFTCFHHHLMYMMERITSKQEKKVFNVLSSTSAVLDYLNDHYGLGQMKVC, encoded by the exons ATGATTGATGACATCAGAGAAACTAAAGAATGCCAACTAAAAGATCCCATGGATTTGTTTCATTCTGGACAAGTTGTAAAAATATGTGCTCCTATGGTCCGCTATTCAAA GTTGGCTTTCAGAACCTTGGTTAGGAAGTACAGTTGTGATTTGTGTTATACACCAATGATAGTAGCAGCTGATTTTGTGAGATCTGCAAAAGCCAGAGACAGCGAATTCACAACAAACAAAG GTGATCACCCACTGATTGTTCAGTTTGCTGCTAAAGAAGCACAGGTTTTGTGTGATGCTGCCCGTATCATCTGTCCTTTTGCAGATGGAATAGACCTAAACTGTGGCTGTCCTCAGAG atggGCAATGTCAGAAGGTTATGGCGCTTGCTTAATAAATAAACCTGAGCTTGTTAAAGATATGGTGAAACATGTACGGAGGCAGATCGACAACCCTAAATTTTCAGTGTCTATTAAAATAAG GATCCATGAGGACTTAAAAAGAACAGTTGACCTGTGTCAGAAAGCTGAAGCAGCTGGAGTTTCATGGATTACAGTACATGGGAGAAGTATAGAAGAAAGGCATCAACCTGTACATTACgatgcaattaaaataattaaacaaagCATGTCTATACCTATTGTGGCTAATGGAGACATTAAATCTTTAAAAGATGCTGAAAATGTTCATCACTTGACAGAAGCAGATG GTGTCATGGTGGCTAGAGGACTCTTGGCAAATCCAGCCATGTTTGCAGGATATGAAGAGACACCTTTTCAGTGCATCCAGGACTGGGTTGACATCGCCCTTGAGCACGGAACTCCTTTTACGTGTTTTCACCACCACTTAATGTACATGATGGAGCGCATCActtcaaaacaagaaaaaaaagttttcaatGTTTTATCAAGTACCTCAGCAGTACTAGATTATCTGAATGACCATTATGGGTTGGGGCAAATGAAAGTATGTTAG